The genome window CGGGTTCGGGATTCGTCTTAATGGTTTGGACGCACTCGGCCACGGTGCTTGCCTTCATGATCCGATCCATTTTCGCATCTTCGATCATCTCACGGGCATCATCCGCATATCCGCTGTCCGGATAGCGCCGGATGAAATCCTCATACGCTGCCGGCGAATTGACTTCTTTCACCATGTTCCAGGCTGAGGTATCCGGTGAAGTCGTCAGGCAACCGGTCATGAGCAGCGCAGATGCCACAAGGAAGATTCTTTTCATGTTCTTCCCTCCTCGGGAGCGTTTTTCGTAATCAGCAGAAATTCCGATGACAATATTCTCTTTCCATCTCATCGGGAAATCGCTCTCCATCTCGTCAGATCCGGATAACCAATAGTTTCTCCTCCGGAGTTTCCGGTCGGAAAACAAATTGGACAGTTATAGTGTTGCGTATCGGGTAATCAGGATTCTTCTTGAGTGGATCTGACTGAAAGCCGGCGTCATATTCTCGATAGTTGCATCCACCGGTTTGGGAGGGACATGAGGACACCAGCCCTTTGAAAGCTACCTGTGAAGAGATCGCGGCAGGGCTTGATGCGGACTTTGTTGTGATAAGAGGCGGAGCATCGGTTCGATCTTCCCGAAAGCAGCCTGAACCTGCAGCCACGCAACCAGCTTGGCATGATTCCCTTCTCGCAAATAGGAGGAGGGACAGGTTACTTCAGATTGTGGTTATGATTTCTACCGATTCTTCTTTATCGCCTTCTTCTTGATTTTACTATGCTTTTTCGTTACGGCCTTCTTCTTTACCGTGCTCCGCTTGACTGATTTCTTCCCTTTAAACGATTTCTTGCGATATTTCACCGGCTTCATGATCTGATCTTCGCGAATATTGCTTAACAATTCACGAGGCTCGATGAAATCGGGATCAGCAGTGCGGGCTGCCTCCAAAAACATTTTTGCCTTTTCGATATTCCCCGTCTTGATGTACAGCCGCCCGAGGGCATTCAACGCCTTGGCATGACCGGCATTCAGGTCTATCGCCTTCTGATACTCGGCTGTAGCCGCGTCATACTCCTTTTCGAAGTCATAGATGATCCCGAGCCGGTAATGGTTGTTGGCATCTTCGGGATTCTGCTCCACCGCTTCCCTGAGCAGCAGTTGCAGACCGTCATAATTCTTCTGCCTGACGTAGATGGAGAGCAAGGCATTGCGTGTTTCCTTGTCATCCCGGTAAATGCGTAGGACTTCCTGGTACTGCCTCTCCGCCTCATCGATCATCCCTCTTTTCCCATAGAGGGCAGCCAGTTCCTTTCTCACCTCAAGGTTGTCCGGCGCAAGCCTCACAGCGACCAGATATTCGGTAATGGCCTTCTTATAATCCTTGCTCTTCTCATAGACTCGGGCCAAGCGGAAATGGAGAATCGGGTTATCACCCCGGAGTTTGATCAGTTCGGTGTATTCCTCGATCGATTGTGCAAAGTTGCCGCGCAGGGTGTATATGTCAGCCAAACGACGGCGGGCGTCGCTGTTCTTAGGATCGTAGCGCAATGATTTCCGGTATTCGTCCTCTGCCTTGTCCAGTAAACCTTTCCGCTCGTTGAGGATGCCAAGTGTATAGTGCAGCGAGGGGTTGGCCGCATCGAGGGCGAGCACCTGACCATAGGCGTTGATGGCATCTTCATCGCGGCCTGCAGCCATCTGGGCATCACCCAGCTTCTCCAGCGCCTCTGCCCAACCCTGCCGCTTTTTCAGGACGGCCTCATACGACTCAATGGCTTTTTCGTAATTGCGGGCCAGCAGATAAC of Geobacter sp. contains these proteins:
- a CDS encoding tetratricopeptide repeat protein; protein product: MTMNSPGRRWQRAAMICRLFPLFLWALAMCGFTWGGLSDSCAEATNALADSQTGLTDGLAARAIDLCPNGAVGHLAKGFQFERKGDVTQAIKEYRIAIAADPNLSQAHGNLGLLLLQQGADDDAASELSKALTGTSDPRYHRGLAELLNKGKWSSLLLFHAREALKGNPDDSDARTLLGDAFTLQGNLELAEKEYAQVLAETPGHELAHIGLAVVYTKKGQLDDAIGELNAAALANPASRGIHRKLADLYQQKGEMALADKELQLAGLNPDDAYIDRLMQQGDRYLLARNYEKAIESYEAVLKKRQGWAEALEKLGDAQMAAGRDEDAINAYGQVLALDAANPSLHYTLGILNERKGLLDKAEDEYRKSLRYDPKNSDARRRLADIYTLRGNFAQSIEEYTELIKLRGDNPILHFRLARVYEKSKDYKKAITEYLVAVRLAPDNLEVRKELAALYGKRGMIDEAERQYQEVLRIYRDDKETRNALLSIYVRQKNYDGLQLLLREAVEQNPEDANNHYRLGIIYDFEKEYDAATAEYQKAIDLNAGHAKALNALGRLYIKTGNIEKAKMFLEAARTADPDFIEPRELLSNIREDQIMKPVKYRKKSFKGKKSVKRSTVKKKAVTKKHSKIKKKAIKKNR